One segment of Pangasianodon hypophthalmus isolate fPanHyp1 chromosome 10, fPanHyp1.pri, whole genome shotgun sequence DNA contains the following:
- the mocs1 gene encoding molybdenum cofactor biosynthesis protein 1 isoform X1, with amino-acid sequence MAFSSGQCGRVFCTSALLPLRRVQVSSRAQVWKQYSGATRGEHQIKPAQASSAASSVNLTHQSQQELTIAGSQRRVLKDVLPFSAFLTDTFGRRHNYLRISLTEKCNLRCQYCMPEEGVKLSPKEQLLSTEEVLTLARLFVREGVEKIRLTGGEPLIRPDVLHIIAEMRKLEGLKTIAVTTNGMNLARLLPNLKKAGVNLLNISLDSLVPAKFEFIVRRKGFHKVMEGIDKAIELGYNPVKVNCVVMRGLNEDELLDFVTLTERKPLDVRFIEYMPFDGNKWNFRKMVSYAEMLDRIKQQWPNLETLPGDGTGTAKAFRVPGFQGQLGFITSMSDHFCGSCNRLRITADGNLKVCLFGNSEVSLRDCLRSGASDEELLQIIGAAVGRKKKQHAGMFNISQMKNRPMILIAREGSRPVPMLRSEQRRYPVPTFHTPLPGRALPHFEKPHYLHHSGQASEELSNSTFTMNAPASTNSGISYESETPQNVYHVHQVFPEEFCSNAIPDFEYASSYETRTDRFARLRHAHRPVGYLRHNSLRDIQSFFTSLLSTLIPKQKHIMQLNVRECHNQKDACESFSVSRHTPNQDETSDKLTHTDAHGRASMVNVGDKAVTRRTATASARILLGSKAFSLVRANQIAKGDALAVAQLAGIMGAKQTSGLIPLCHPVSLDHTSITVELLEEGHVAVVLATCQATGRTGVEMEALTAASVAALALYDMCKAVSRDIVITDIRLLSKTGGQRGDFHRTS; translated from the exons atggCCTTTTCTAGCGGCCAGTGTGGCCGGGTTTTCTGCACTAGCGCCCTGCTTCCTCTCCGGAGAGTGCAGGTGTCCTCCAGAGCCCAGGTGTGGAAGCAGTATTCCGGGGCGACTCGGGGAGAACATCAGATTAAACCTGCACAGGCGAGTTCTGCAGCTTCCAGCGTGAACCTCACACACCAAAGCCAGCAG GAATTAACTATAGCAGGCAGTCAGAGGCGGGTTTTAAAGGACGTTTTACCTTTCTCGGCGTTCCTCACCGACACGTTTGGAAGAAGACACAATTATCTGCGGAtttcccttacagaaaaatgcaaCCTCCGCT GTCAGTACTGTATGCCAGAGGAAGGGGTGAAGCTGAGTCCAAAAGAACAGCTCTTATCTACAGAGGAGGTGCTGACTCTGGCTCGACTGTTTGTGCGAGAGGGGGTGGAGAAGATCCGCCTGACTGGAGGAGAACCCCTTATCCGCCCTGACGTCCTCCATATCATTG CGGAAATGAGGAAATTGGAGGGTCTGAAGACCATCGCTGTCACTACTAATGGCATGAACCTTGCCAGGCTGCTGCCCAATTTAAAGAAAGCTGGAGTGAACTTGCTCAACATCAGTCTAGACTCATTAGTGCCAGCCAAGTTCGAGTTCATCGTTAGACGCAAAG GTTTCCATAAGGTGATGGAAGGTATTGATAAGGCCATTGAATTGGGTTACAATCCAGTTAAg GTGAACTGCGTGGTGATGAGGGGCCTGAATGAAGACGAGCTGCTGGATTTTGTGACTCTGACCGAGAGGAAGCCTCTAGATGTGCGCTTCATAGAGTACATGCCCTTTGATG GCAATAAGTGGAACTTCAGGAAGATGGTGAGTTATGCAGAGATGCTGGACCGCATTAAGCAGCAATGGCCCAATCTGGAGACGCTTCCTGGGGACGGGACGGGGACCGCCAAG GCTTTCAGAGTACCAGGATTTCAGGGCCAGCTGGGTTTCATCACCTCCATGTCAGATCATTTCTGTGGCTCCTGCAACCGTCTGCGCATCACAGCCGATGGCAACCTGAAG gtatGTTTGTTCGGAAACTCTGAGGTGTCTTTGAGAGACTGTCTGCGCTCTGGAGCATCTGATGAGGAACTTCTGCAGATAATAGGAGCTGCAGTGGGGCGGAAGAAGAAACAGCATGCTG GCATGTTCAATATATCCCAGATGAAGAACAGGCCAATGATCCTCATTG CTAGAGAAGGCAGCCGGCCTGTGCCCATGTTGAGAAGTGAGCAGAGGAGGTATCCGGTCCCTACTTTCCACACACCTCTGCCAGGCCGAGCATTGCCACACTTTGAGAAACCTCACTACCTACACCACAGCGGCCAGGCTAGTGAGGAATTAAGCAACAGCACTTTTACCATGAATGCACCAGCTTCTACAAACTCTGGCATCTCTTATGAAAGTGAGACGCCACAAAATGTTTACCATGTCCATCAGGTTTTCCCTGAGGAATTTTGTAGTAATGCAATTCCTGATTTTGAGTATGCTTCCAGTTATGAAACACGCACAGATAGGTTTGCACGGCtgagacacgcacacagaccTGTTGGCTATCTCAGGCACAACTCGCTAAGGGACATCCAGTCTTTCTTCACATCTCTTCTTAGCACTTTAATCCCCAAACAGAAACACATAATGCAGCTGAATGTAAGGGAATGCCACAACCAAAAGGATGCTTGCGAAAGCTTTAGTGTATCACGTCACACCCCAAACCAAGATGAAACGTCTGACAAGCTGACCCACACTGACGCGCATGGCAGAGCCTCGATGGTGAACGTCGGCGATAAAGCAGTGACGCGGCGAACTGCCACAGCAAGTGCACGCATTCTTCTAGGCTCCAAAGCTTTCAGCCTGGTCCGTGCCAACCAGATAGCTAAGGGTGATGCTTTGGCGGTCGCGCAGCTAGCGGGCATCATGGGCGCTAAGCAGACATCTGGTCTCATTCCTCTGTGCCACCCTGTATCCCTCgaccacacctccatcactgtggAGCTACTGGAAGAAGGGCATGTGGCTGTTGTCTTGGCAACATGCCAGGCAACAGGCCGCACTGGAGTGGAGATGGAGGCTCTGACTGCGGCATCAGTCGCTGCCCTGGCGCTCTATGACATGTGTAAAGCAGTCAGTCGTGATATAGTTATAACTGACATCAGACTTCTGAGTAAGACAGGAGGACAACGGGGTGATTTTCATCGCACCAGCTAA
- the fosl2 gene encoding fos-related antigen 2 isoform X1 codes for MYQEYCSSSSGASPVRVDSFTSGTGGSPISASGYQKYRVDMPGSSSAFIPTINAITTSQDLQWMVQPTVITSMSNPYSRSHPYGLSVPSGPSLLGHTALTRPGVIRSIGDARGRRKRDEQLTPEEEEKRRVRRERNKLAAAKCRNRRRELTEMLQGETEKLEEEKADLQKEIETLQKEKDKLEFMLVAHNPVCKLPPEERHQSSLPEQCAPLPLTTMRPNLSRSSHNTHNPIVVKQEPMEDEEREEQVKSQHSVIKPICLGGGMYCSDGDSLNTPVVAASTPVSTPSNPSLIFTYPNMLEPESPSPSSESCSKAHRRSSSSGDQSSDSLNSPTLLAL; via the exons ATGTACCAGGAgtactgcagcagcagcagcggcgcGTCCCCGGTGCGAGTGGACTCGTTCACGAGCGGAACAGGCGGCAGTCCGATCTCAGCCTCCGGATACCAG AAGTACAGAGTTGACATGCCTGGCTCTAGCAGTGCCTTTATTCCAACCATTAATGCCATAACCACCAGCCAGGACCTGCAGTGGATGGTCCAGCCCACAGTCATCACCTCTATGTCTAACCCATACTCACGCTCTCACCCGTACGGCCTCTCAGTGCCCAGCGGTCCCAGCCTCCTTGGCCACACAGCCCTCACGCGCCCCGGGGTCATCCGCTCCATCGGCGATGCCAGAGGACGACGTAAGAGGGATGAAcag TTGACaccagaggaagaggagaaaaggagagtGAGGCGAGAAAGGAACAAGCTGGCTGCCGCTAAGTGCCGTAACCGTAGGCGGGAACTGACCGAAATGCTGCAAGGG gaaaCCGAGAAGTTGGAGGAGGAAAAGGCCGACTTGCAGAAAGAGATCGAGACGCTCCAGAAGGAGAAAGACAAGTTGGAGTTTATGCTTGTGGCCCACAACCCTGTGTGTAAACTTCCTCCAGAGGAGCGTCACCAGAGCTCCCTACCTGAGCAGTGCGCCCCTCTGCCACTAACCACCATGCGCCCTAACCTATCCCGGTCTTCACACAATACCCACAATCCTATCGTGGTGAAGCAGGAGCCCATGGAGGATGAGGAGCGGGAGGAGCAGGTCAAGAGCCAGCACTCAGTCATCAAGCCCATCTGCCTGGGTGGTGGGATGTACTGCTCGGACGGAGACAGCCTCAACACTCCTGTGGTTGCTGCTTCCACTCCGGTGTCCACTCCCAGCAACCCCAGCCTCATCTTCACTTACCCCAACATGCTGGAGCCTGAAAGCCCATCGCCCTCCTCCGAGTCATGCTCCAAAGCCCACCGGCGCAGCAGTAGCAGCGGAGATCAATCCTCAGACTCGCTCAACTCTCCCACCCTGCTGGCTCTCTGA
- the mocs1 gene encoding molybdenum cofactor biosynthesis protein 1 isoform X2: MAFSSGQCGRVFCTSALLPLRRVQVSSRAQVWKQYSGATRGEHQIKPAQASSAASSVNLTHQSQQELTIAGSQRRVLKDVLPFSAFLTDTFGRRHNYLRISLTEKCNLRCQYCMPEEGVKLSPKEQLLSTEEVLTLARLFVREGVEKIRLTGGEPLIRPDVLHIIAEMRKLEGLKTIAVTTNGMNLARLLPNLKKAGVNLLNISLDSLVPAKFEFIVRRKGFHKVMEGIDKAIELGYNPVKVNCVVMRGLNEDELLDFVTLTERKPLDVRFIEYMPFDGNKWNFRKMVSYAEMLDRIKQQWPNLETLPGDGTGTAKAFRVPGFQGQLGFITSMSDHFCGSCNRLRITADGNLKVCLFGNSEVSLRDCLRSGASDEELLQIIGAAVGRKKKQHAGMFNISQMKNRPMILIGG, encoded by the exons atggCCTTTTCTAGCGGCCAGTGTGGCCGGGTTTTCTGCACTAGCGCCCTGCTTCCTCTCCGGAGAGTGCAGGTGTCCTCCAGAGCCCAGGTGTGGAAGCAGTATTCCGGGGCGACTCGGGGAGAACATCAGATTAAACCTGCACAGGCGAGTTCTGCAGCTTCCAGCGTGAACCTCACACACCAAAGCCAGCAG GAATTAACTATAGCAGGCAGTCAGAGGCGGGTTTTAAAGGACGTTTTACCTTTCTCGGCGTTCCTCACCGACACGTTTGGAAGAAGACACAATTATCTGCGGAtttcccttacagaaaaatgcaaCCTCCGCT GTCAGTACTGTATGCCAGAGGAAGGGGTGAAGCTGAGTCCAAAAGAACAGCTCTTATCTACAGAGGAGGTGCTGACTCTGGCTCGACTGTTTGTGCGAGAGGGGGTGGAGAAGATCCGCCTGACTGGAGGAGAACCCCTTATCCGCCCTGACGTCCTCCATATCATTG CGGAAATGAGGAAATTGGAGGGTCTGAAGACCATCGCTGTCACTACTAATGGCATGAACCTTGCCAGGCTGCTGCCCAATTTAAAGAAAGCTGGAGTGAACTTGCTCAACATCAGTCTAGACTCATTAGTGCCAGCCAAGTTCGAGTTCATCGTTAGACGCAAAG GTTTCCATAAGGTGATGGAAGGTATTGATAAGGCCATTGAATTGGGTTACAATCCAGTTAAg GTGAACTGCGTGGTGATGAGGGGCCTGAATGAAGACGAGCTGCTGGATTTTGTGACTCTGACCGAGAGGAAGCCTCTAGATGTGCGCTTCATAGAGTACATGCCCTTTGATG GCAATAAGTGGAACTTCAGGAAGATGGTGAGTTATGCAGAGATGCTGGACCGCATTAAGCAGCAATGGCCCAATCTGGAGACGCTTCCTGGGGACGGGACGGGGACCGCCAAG GCTTTCAGAGTACCAGGATTTCAGGGCCAGCTGGGTTTCATCACCTCCATGTCAGATCATTTCTGTGGCTCCTGCAACCGTCTGCGCATCACAGCCGATGGCAACCTGAAG gtatGTTTGTTCGGAAACTCTGAGGTGTCTTTGAGAGACTGTCTGCGCTCTGGAGCATCTGATGAGGAACTTCTGCAGATAATAGGAGCTGCAGTGGGGCGGAAGAAGAAACAGCATGCTG GCATGTTCAATATATCCCAGATGAAGAACAGGCCAATGATCCTCATTGGTGGGTGA
- the fosl2 gene encoding fos-related antigen 2 isoform X2, with amino-acid sequence MPGSSSAFIPTINAITTSQDLQWMVQPTVITSMSNPYSRSHPYGLSVPSGPSLLGHTALTRPGVIRSIGDARGRRKRDEQLTPEEEEKRRVRRERNKLAAAKCRNRRRELTEMLQGETEKLEEEKADLQKEIETLQKEKDKLEFMLVAHNPVCKLPPEERHQSSLPEQCAPLPLTTMRPNLSRSSHNTHNPIVVKQEPMEDEEREEQVKSQHSVIKPICLGGGMYCSDGDSLNTPVVAASTPVSTPSNPSLIFTYPNMLEPESPSPSSESCSKAHRRSSSSGDQSSDSLNSPTLLAL; translated from the exons ATGCCTGGCTCTAGCAGTGCCTTTATTCCAACCATTAATGCCATAACCACCAGCCAGGACCTGCAGTGGATGGTCCAGCCCACAGTCATCACCTCTATGTCTAACCCATACTCACGCTCTCACCCGTACGGCCTCTCAGTGCCCAGCGGTCCCAGCCTCCTTGGCCACACAGCCCTCACGCGCCCCGGGGTCATCCGCTCCATCGGCGATGCCAGAGGACGACGTAAGAGGGATGAAcag TTGACaccagaggaagaggagaaaaggagagtGAGGCGAGAAAGGAACAAGCTGGCTGCCGCTAAGTGCCGTAACCGTAGGCGGGAACTGACCGAAATGCTGCAAGGG gaaaCCGAGAAGTTGGAGGAGGAAAAGGCCGACTTGCAGAAAGAGATCGAGACGCTCCAGAAGGAGAAAGACAAGTTGGAGTTTATGCTTGTGGCCCACAACCCTGTGTGTAAACTTCCTCCAGAGGAGCGTCACCAGAGCTCCCTACCTGAGCAGTGCGCCCCTCTGCCACTAACCACCATGCGCCCTAACCTATCCCGGTCTTCACACAATACCCACAATCCTATCGTGGTGAAGCAGGAGCCCATGGAGGATGAGGAGCGGGAGGAGCAGGTCAAGAGCCAGCACTCAGTCATCAAGCCCATCTGCCTGGGTGGTGGGATGTACTGCTCGGACGGAGACAGCCTCAACACTCCTGTGGTTGCTGCTTCCACTCCGGTGTCCACTCCCAGCAACCCCAGCCTCATCTTCACTTACCCCAACATGCTGGAGCCTGAAAGCCCATCGCCCTCCTCCGAGTCATGCTCCAAAGCCCACCGGCGCAGCAGTAGCAGCGGAGATCAATCCTCAGACTCGCTCAACTCTCCCACCCTGCTGGCTCTCTGA